A region of Ferruginibacter albus DNA encodes the following proteins:
- a CDS encoding APC family permease produces the protein MRPVPTSISKKLKPIHLAAIIFLTVSGGPYGIEPLLYFAGNHAALLLLILVPLLWDIPTIFTVLELNSMMPVNGGYYQWVKRAMGKRFALYEGWWTWLYTFVDLAIYPVLFVEYAAFFFPQLAAYKIPVCLVIIWLCAAINILGIMPVGKISIVLTAIVLIPFLIFFVLAFSQHHDFSIPHLSLHGVGFSSIGMGLYTVMWNFLGWDNTTTYAEEVDKPVKSYLTSVGIAFGLVFLIYFVTIVAAQASGIDYATLKEEGFPALGRLIGGKWLGVILAIGGMASTLGLFSAVLLSVSRVPKVMADDKLLTEKLSALHPRFNTPYISIIVCAVVVSIMIFWSFEELVVIDVTLYGAALSLEFVSLIVLRVKAPNEHRPFKIPLNVTGLCLMILLPLCVYAIALTAALKKLGTHPALFAIAILFTAEIVWQIIVWRNPQVATANS, from the coding sequence ATGCGCCCAGTTCCTACTTCAATATCCAAAAAATTAAAGCCAATACATCTTGCTGCAATAATTTTTCTAACGGTATCCGGAGGGCCTTATGGCATTGAGCCTTTATTATATTTTGCAGGCAACCATGCTGCTTTATTGTTGTTGATACTTGTTCCTTTATTATGGGATATTCCCACCATTTTTACCGTGCTGGAATTAAACAGTATGATGCCGGTGAATGGCGGTTATTATCAATGGGTAAAACGGGCAATGGGAAAGCGTTTTGCATTATATGAAGGTTGGTGGACATGGCTCTACACGTTTGTTGATCTGGCTATTTACCCTGTATTGTTTGTTGAGTATGCTGCATTTTTCTTTCCTCAATTAGCAGCGTATAAAATTCCGGTTTGTTTAGTTATTATCTGGCTTTGTGCTGCTATTAATATATTGGGTATTATGCCCGTGGGGAAAATCTCTATTGTACTAACTGCTATAGTATTGATTCCGTTTTTAATATTTTTTGTGTTAGCGTTTTCGCAACATCATGATTTTTCTATTCCTCACCTTTCATTGCATGGCGTCGGCTTTTCATCTATCGGGATGGGGCTATATACAGTAATGTGGAATTTTTTAGGGTGGGATAATACTACCACGTATGCAGAAGAGGTTGATAAGCCGGTTAAGTCTTATCTTACTTCTGTTGGGATTGCCTTTGGATTAGTATTTCTAATTTACTTTGTAACAATTGTAGCTGCACAAGCTTCCGGAATAGACTACGCAACATTGAAAGAAGAAGGTTTCCCCGCTTTGGGAAGATTGATAGGGGGTAAATGGTTGGGAGTTATCCTTGCAATTGGCGGCATGGCTAGTACATTAGGTTTGTTTTCTGCCGTATTATTGTCTGTATCCCGTGTTCCAAAAGTGATGGCAGATGATAAACTTCTTACAGAAAAATTAAGTGCATTACATCCGAGATTCAACACACCTTATATTTCTATTATTGTTTGCGCTGTGGTGGTAAGCATTATGATATTCTGGTCTTTTGAAGAGTTGGTAGTGATAGATGTAACCCTCTATGGTGCTGCACTTTCATTAGAGTTTGTATCACTGATCGTTCTGCGGGTAAAAGCACCGAATGAGCATCGGCCATTTAAAATACCACTGAATGTTACCGGGCTTTGTCTAATGATACTGCTTCCTTTATGCGTTTACGCTATTGCACTTACAGCTGCCTTAAAAAAGCTAGGCACACATCCTGCACTTTTTGCCATTGCCATTTTATTTACTGCCGAAATAGTGTGGCAAATTATTGTATGGCGTAATCCGCAGGTTGCAACAGCCAATAGTTAA
- a CDS encoding amidohydrolase: MPLIITTIQTNLHWENKAANLAMLEEKINAIEEKTEIVILPEMFSTGFSMQPERLAEDLEGETVQWMKRIAAQNKIILTGSVIIKENDRFFNRLIWMLPNGEYGFYDKRHLFAYGNEHTHYTAGTKRLIASVKGWKVNLQVCYDLRFPVWARQQIKDEPEYDVLIYVANWPDKRIHAWKTLLCARAIENQCYVIGVNRVGNDGNTIYHSGNSLIVDPLGQVLYHMADEEDVFTIALEKEKLEEVRTKFPFWKDADDFNIQV, translated from the coding sequence GTGCCGCTTATTATAACTACCATACAAACAAATTTACATTGGGAAAACAAGGCTGCTAATCTTGCTATGCTGGAAGAAAAGATCAATGCTATTGAAGAAAAAACAGAGATAGTGATATTACCGGAGATGTTTAGCACGGGCTTTAGCATGCAGCCGGAACGCTTAGCAGAAGACCTGGAAGGAGAAACGGTGCAATGGATGAAAAGAATTGCTGCTCAAAATAAAATAATACTCACCGGAAGTGTCATTATAAAAGAAAATGACAGGTTTTTTAATCGTTTGATCTGGATGTTACCCAACGGTGAATATGGATTTTATGATAAGCGGCATTTGTTTGCTTACGGTAATGAACACACGCATTATACTGCCGGTACTAAGCGATTGATTGCTTCTGTAAAAGGATGGAAAGTGAACTTACAGGTTTGTTATGATCTACGCTTCCCTGTTTGGGCTCGCCAGCAAATAAAAGATGAACCGGAATACGATGTATTGATATATGTAGCTAATTGGCCGGATAAAAGAATTCATGCCTGGAAAACATTATTATGCGCAAGGGCAATAGAAAATCAGTGTTATGTTATTGGTGTTAACCGGGTAGGCAATGATGGGAATACTATTTATCATAGCGGTAATTCATTGATCGTTGACCCGCTTGGGCAAGTGCTGTATCACATGGCTGATGAGGAGGACGTTTTCACTATCGCTTTAGAAAAAGAAAAATTAGAAGAGGTTAGAACGAAATTTCCTTTTTGGAAAGATGCGGATGATTTTAATATACAGGTTTGA
- a CDS encoding S41 family peptidase: MLYRIFLPAVICIALLSGCAASKNYNPNKKYSVQQLQQDYTLLRKILEAKHPSLYWYTSKDSMNMFFDNGYKSITDSMTELQFGWNVLAPVINKIRCGHTSFSMSKNWYQFQQKIRIPSFPLHLKVWKDTMVIIENLNKKDSILKQGMLVTSINGMRNNETIKTMFDYLPLDGYADNVNYVRISSNFPFYHRNVFGVYSTYRVGYIDSMGKEKSTIVPMYIQSPDTGRNKIVDSSESKITRHQLHKLYIKNLRSFTIDASLKTSVITLNTFTNGRRKHLRHFIKSSFRTIRKNKIGNVILDLRRNGGGDLNMSMVLAKFLRNTPFKATDSAFAVTKSLKPYTGYIKHGFINNLGFFLLTKRRKDGLVHYGYLEHHLFKPKVKNHFNGKLYVLVNGPTFSASTIFCNQVKGQENVKIVGEETGGGWYGNDGVMIPDITLPITKLRVRLPLFRIVQYNHVPFKGTGIMPDIYIPPTVDGVRNSEDRKMEIVKQMIKEENK; encoded by the coding sequence ATGCTCTATCGGATATTTTTACCGGCAGTTATTTGCATTGCCTTGCTATCGGGCTGTGCAGCCAGTAAAAATTATAACCCGAATAAGAAATATTCCGTTCAACAGCTTCAGCAAGACTATACTTTATTAAGAAAAATTTTAGAGGCAAAACATCCCTCACTTTATTGGTACACATCAAAAGACAGCATGAACATGTTTTTTGATAACGGGTATAAAAGCATAACCGATTCAATGACCGAATTGCAGTTTGGCTGGAATGTATTGGCTCCCGTTATTAATAAAATCCGTTGCGGGCATACAAGCTTCAGCATGAGCAAGAACTGGTATCAATTTCAACAAAAAATAAGAATTCCTTCTTTCCCTCTTCATCTGAAAGTGTGGAAAGACACTATGGTAATAATAGAAAATCTTAATAAAAAAGATTCTATATTAAAACAGGGAATGCTTGTTACCTCTATTAATGGTATGCGCAATAATGAAACTATTAAAACAATGTTTGATTATTTACCGTTAGATGGGTATGCCGACAATGTAAATTATGTACGCATCAGCAGTAATTTTCCTTTTTATCATAGAAATGTTTTTGGAGTTTATAGTACTTACCGGGTAGGGTATATTGATAGCATGGGAAAAGAAAAAAGCACGATTGTGCCAATGTATATTCAATCTCCCGATACCGGTAGAAATAAAATTGTAGATTCTTCTGAAAGCAAAATAACCAGGCATCAATTACATAAGCTATATATTAAAAACCTTCGGTCATTTACCATAGATGCAAGCTTAAAGACGTCAGTCATTACATTAAATACGTTTACAAACGGAAGACGAAAACACTTGCGGCATTTTATAAAATCTTCGTTCAGAACCATTCGCAAAAATAAAATTGGAAATGTAATTCTTGATCTGCGAAGGAACGGTGGCGGTGATCTTAATATGAGCATGGTGTTGGCAAAGTTTTTACGCAACACTCCATTTAAAGCAACAGATTCTGCTTTTGCTGTAACCAAAAGCCTAAAGCCTTATACCGGTTATATTAAGCATGGTTTTATTAATAATCTTGGTTTCTTTTTATTAACCAAACGGCGTAAAGATGGCTTAGTACATTATGGCTATTTGGAACACCATCTTTTTAAACCCAAAGTAAAAAATCATTTTAACGGTAAGCTGTATGTGCTGGTGAATGGGCCAACTTTTTCTGCATCTACAATTTTTTGTAACCAGGTTAAGGGACAAGAAAACGTAAAAATTGTTGGTGAAGAAACCGGCGGCGGCTGGTATGGCAATGATGGTGTTATGATTCCGGATATTACTTTACCAATTACCAAACTAAGAGTTCGGTTACCTTTATTTCGTATCGTGCAATACAATCATGTTCCCTTCAAAGGAACAGGAATTATGCCTGACATTTATATTCCACCAACGGTAGATGGTGTACGAAACTCAGAGGATAGGAAAATGGAGATAGTGAAACAAATGATCAAAGAAGAAAATAAGTAA
- the thiL gene encoding thiamine-phosphate kinase, with amino-acid sequence MSEARTEIASLGEFGLIDHLTQNNETKNASTVLSIGDDAAVIDHFGRQTVISTDMLVEGIHFDLMYTPLKHLGYKSVVVNISDIYAMNATPTHITLSIAVSSRFSLEALDEFYEGVYLACEKYNIDLIGGDTTSSQKGFVISITAIGEVAPEKYVKRSTANKGDLVCVSGFLGGAYLGLTLLEREKKIFLESPGVQPDLESQSYIVGRLLKPEARKDIIEFFAENNITPTSMMDISDGLSSDLMHICKQSETGCVLYEDKIPVYEEARQYAYKLEVDPTACALSGGEDYELLFTIAQNDYEKIKLNDQISVIGYITEANEGQTIITRGGNKHALVAQGWNHLKS; translated from the coding sequence ATGAGCGAAGCAAGAACCGAAATAGCATCATTAGGTGAATTTGGACTAATAGATCATCTTACCCAAAACAATGAAACAAAAAATGCTTCTACTGTTTTGAGCATAGGGGATGATGCCGCTGTGATCGATCATTTCGGAAGACAAACCGTTATATCAACCGATATGCTGGTAGAAGGGATTCATTTTGATCTGATGTACACTCCATTAAAGCATTTAGGGTATAAAAGCGTAGTGGTGAATATCAGTGATATCTATGCAATGAACGCCACGCCTACACATATTACCCTAAGCATTGCCGTTAGCAGCCGCTTTAGCCTGGAAGCATTGGATGAATTTTACGAAGGCGTTTATCTTGCTTGCGAAAAATATAATATAGATTTAATCGGTGGTGATACCACTTCTTCACAAAAAGGATTCGTAATTTCAATTACCGCTATTGGTGAAGTAGCGCCTGAAAAATATGTAAAGAGAAGTACAGCAAATAAAGGAGATCTTGTTTGTGTGAGTGGATTTTTGGGCGGGGCTTATTTGGGACTGACCTTATTGGAAAGAGAAAAGAAAATATTTTTAGAAAGCCCGGGTGTGCAACCGGATCTGGAAAGCCAGTCTTATATTGTGGGAAGATTATTGAAGCCTGAAGCCAGGAAAGATATAATTGAGTTTTTTGCGGAAAATAATATTACGCCAACATCCATGATGGATATAAGTGATGGACTAAGCAGCGATCTGATGCATATTTGTAAACAAAGCGAAACAGGCTGTGTATTGTATGAAGATAAGATTCCTGTGTATGAAGAAGCCCGCCAATATGCGTATAAATTAGAGGTAGACCCGACAGCATGTGCATTAAGCGGCGGCGAAGATTATGAATTGTTATTTACAATTGCACAAAATGATTACGAAAAAATTAAACTGAACGACCAGATAAGTGTGATAGGATATATAACGGAAGCAAATGAAGGACAAACGATTATTACAAGAGGAGGCAATAAACATGCGCTGGTTGCTCAGGGTTGGAATCACCTGAAAAGCTAA
- a CDS encoding inositol monophosphatase family protein: MLKATLIKATEAGAEELRRFFNGEFKISNKEGINNLVTEADHAAEKAIFKVIKDEFPNHFILSEEAGEIKMDSEYKWIIDPIDGTVNFANGIPICCVSIAVEQNGKMILGAVYNPFLNEFFFAEKGKGSTLNDKKISVSNKTEVVKSCLVTGFPYTYLDSENGPLQVFERFIRKGIAVRRLGSAAIDLCWVAAGRFDGFYEHKLQSWDSAAGFLMVEEAGGKITDFDGNYYSVYQPHLLATNGKIHEEMLDVINNKKQL, encoded by the coding sequence ATGTTAAAAGCTACACTGATCAAGGCTACAGAAGCGGGAGCAGAAGAATTGAGGCGTTTTTTCAATGGCGAGTTTAAAATTTCTAATAAAGAAGGAATCAATAACCTGGTTACAGAAGCTGATCATGCAGCAGAGAAAGCGATCTTCAAGGTTATCAAAGATGAATTTCCGAATCATTTTATTTTAAGTGAAGAGGCGGGCGAGATAAAAATGGATAGTGAATATAAATGGATCATTGATCCTATTGATGGTACCGTGAATTTTGCAAATGGTATCCCTATTTGTTGTGTAAGCATAGCTGTAGAACAAAATGGAAAGATGATATTGGGAGCTGTTTATAATCCCTTTTTGAATGAATTCTTTTTTGCAGAGAAGGGAAAAGGGTCCACATTGAACGATAAAAAAATATCTGTAAGCAACAAAACAGAAGTAGTTAAAAGTTGTTTAGTTACCGGATTTCCTTACACGTATCTTGATTCTGAAAATGGACCGTTGCAAGTGTTTGAGCGTTTTATTCGAAAAGGAATTGCTGTGAGACGTTTGGGTAGTGCTGCTATTGATCTTTGTTGGGTGGCTGCCGGAAGATTTGATGGTTTTTATGAACATAAATTGCAGTCGTGGGATAGTGCAGCGGGGTTTTTAATGGTAGAAGAGGCTGGTGGAAAGATAACAGACTTTGATGGAAATTATTATTCTGTATATCAACCTCATTTATTGGCAACAAACGGAAAAATACACGAGGAAATGTTGGATGTGATAAACAATAAAAAACAATTATGA
- a CDS encoding helix-turn-helix domain-containing protein — translation MSLSFIVEHNEVFDLAFRFVTETSENIFLTGKAGTGKTTFLKYLKDNCAKNIVVAAPTGVAAINAGGVTLHSLFQLPFHPFLPTANNKSELLSKLRFTGQRQQLLRKMELLVIDEISMVRADTLDAIDTILRSVRRNHDLAFGGVQLLCIGDLFQLPPVAQQHEWMILQEYYSSPFFFDSLAIKEQMPLLIELNKIYRQKEESFVRLLNKVRTNNMDADDFEDLHLRYNPTFTPTEEEKYITLTSHNKQADAINEQQLNRIIAPAKTYKADIEGDFAENNFPAEAALVLKVGAQVMFLKNDAVQKRYFNGKIGVVKNLEDERIIVECDGFDIDVRKETWENSRYVLNREDGKLEQETLGMFTQYPLRLAWAITIHKSQGLTFEKVMIDAGASFSSGQVYVALSRCTSLDGIVLLSKLNAATLFNNDNVLKAQQSLAHKGSLAERFEGARKLFTQQLMQEIFSFTNILLALNSLEYHIKEQHLKLSDGSIEWIGNLKQNVISDKSVGEKFILLVNELLKEEGVIEKNPLLQKRINDAANHFIPRSTQYLSSVKNTILSTEHKETSAVINEQLQNTAITIYTSLYFLEYCKNAFSIRDFLHYKLKFVTPKFSINSYAGAKKETVTITDTANMALYDKLRIWRDNILKETGQPIYMVANKASLMEICQYLPLTKKELQQIGGFGRAKVEKYGDEILDTVQQYCTENNLVSLINLKEPVTKKSTKTKATTEEKIDTKTLTLNLYKQGKTISEIAKDRSFTISTIEGHLAHFIQTGEINIDNLVSIEKQIEIKAAIEKAGSENYKALFSELKGIMSYGEIRMVAASMNISQQATS, via the coding sequence ATGTCACTTTCATTTATAGTAGAACATAACGAGGTCTTTGACCTGGCGTTTCGATTTGTTACTGAAACCAGTGAAAATATTTTTCTTACCGGTAAAGCCGGGACAGGCAAAACCACTTTTTTAAAATACCTGAAAGATAATTGTGCAAAGAATATTGTAGTTGCTGCGCCAACAGGAGTAGCAGCGATCAATGCAGGAGGGGTTACTTTGCACAGCTTATTTCAATTGCCGTTCCACCCTTTTTTACCAACGGCTAATAATAAATCAGAATTGTTGTCTAAGCTTCGTTTTACAGGGCAACGGCAACAATTGTTACGTAAAATGGAACTGCTGGTCATTGATGAAATAAGCATGGTACGTGCAGATACCTTAGATGCTATTGATACAATATTAAGAAGTGTGCGTCGTAATCATGATCTTGCTTTTGGCGGTGTTCAGCTATTGTGCATTGGCGACCTGTTTCAATTGCCACCCGTTGCACAACAACATGAATGGATGATTTTACAAGAGTATTATTCTTCCCCTTTCTTTTTTGATAGCCTGGCGATAAAAGAACAAATGCCTTTATTGATTGAGTTAAATAAAATTTATCGGCAGAAAGAAGAATCATTTGTACGACTATTAAATAAAGTACGCACCAATAATATGGACGCAGATGATTTTGAGGACCTGCATCTGCGCTATAATCCCACCTTCACGCCAACTGAAGAAGAGAAATATATTACACTTACCTCACACAATAAGCAAGCAGATGCCATTAATGAGCAACAATTAAACAGAATAATTGCACCTGCAAAAACATATAAGGCAGATATAGAAGGAGATTTTGCAGAAAATAATTTTCCTGCAGAAGCAGCATTAGTTCTAAAGGTTGGAGCACAAGTAATGTTTTTAAAAAATGATGCGGTACAAAAAAGATATTTTAATGGTAAGATAGGCGTAGTGAAAAATTTAGAAGATGAACGAATTATTGTGGAATGTGATGGTTTTGATATTGATGTTCGAAAGGAAACATGGGAAAACAGTCGTTATGTATTAAATAGGGAAGATGGGAAATTGGAGCAGGAAACATTGGGCATGTTTACACAATATCCTTTGCGATTGGCATGGGCTATTACTATTCATAAAAGCCAGGGATTAACTTTTGAAAAAGTAATGATAGATGCAGGCGCATCATTCAGCAGCGGACAGGTATATGTTGCATTAAGCAGATGTACCAGCCTGGATGGTATTGTATTGTTATCTAAATTGAATGCTGCTACGCTTTTTAATAACGACAATGTTTTAAAAGCTCAGCAATCATTAGCACATAAAGGCTCGCTGGCAGAACGTTTTGAAGGAGCAAGAAAATTATTTACACAACAGTTAATGCAAGAGATATTCTCTTTTACTAATATTCTTCTTGCTTTAAACTCATTGGAATATCATATAAAAGAACAGCATCTTAAGTTAAGTGATGGAAGTATTGAATGGATAGGCAACCTTAAGCAAAATGTTATTTCCGATAAATCTGTTGGGGAAAAATTCATTTTACTTGTCAATGAACTATTAAAAGAAGAAGGAGTGATTGAAAAAAACCCTTTGTTACAAAAGCGTATTAATGACGCAGCCAATCACTTTATTCCAAGATCGACTCAATATCTTAGCTCAGTAAAAAATACAATTCTTAGTACAGAACATAAAGAAACCTCTGCTGTAATTAACGAGCAATTACAAAATACAGCAATAACAATTTACACTTCTCTTTACTTTTTAGAATATTGTAAGAATGCTTTTTCGATCAGGGATTTTTTGCATTACAAATTGAAATTTGTAACGCCTAAGTTTTCTATTAATAGTTATGCCGGCGCAAAAAAAGAAACAGTAACCATTACGGATACAGCCAACATGGCTTTATATGATAAATTACGGATTTGGAGAGATAATATATTAAAAGAAACCGGTCAGCCAATATACATGGTTGCCAATAAAGCTTCTTTAATGGAGATATGTCAATATCTTCCTTTAACAAAAAAAGAGCTGCAGCAAATTGGCGGCTTTGGAAGAGCTAAGGTAGAAAAGTACGGCGATGAGATACTTGATACAGTGCAGCAATATTGCACTGAAAATAATTTAGTATCTCTTATCAATTTAAAAGAGCCTGTTACAAAAAAGAGCACGAAAACCAAAGCAACAACAGAAGAAAAGATTGATACAAAAACGCTTACATTAAATTTATACAAGCAAGGAAAAACAATTAGCGAAATTGCTAAAGACCGGAGCTTTACAATAAGCACTATTGAAGGGCACTTAGCACACTTTATTCAAACAGGGGAAATTAATATTGATAATTTAGTAAGCATAGAAAAGCAAATTGAAATTAAAGCAGCCATTGAAAAAGCAGGTTCCGAAAACTATAAAGCCTTATTCAGCGAACTAAAAGGAATTATGAGTTATGGTGAGATCCGTATGGTAGCTGCCTCTATGAATATAAGCCAGCAAGCAACTTCTTAA
- a CDS encoding glycosyltransferase family 2 protein, which translates to MRLSIIIVNYNVKFFLEDCLNSVLKASANITTEIFVVDNNSTDGSKEFFANRFSSVKFLWNNQNLGFAKANNIALSQCRGEYILFLNPDTIIPEDCLDKCLTFCNATNNLGGLGVHMVDGNGKFLKESKRAFPGLATSFYKLTGLADLFPASPTFAKYYLGNLDEHSTHEVDVLAGAFMMHPKKVLDEVGSFDEQFFMYGEDVDLSYRIQKAGYTNYYFAETSIIHFKGESTKAGDLNYVKHFYGAMAIFVKKHYSGSQYKFFVALIQAAIWLRAIPLTIGSLFKKITNSKS; encoded by the coding sequence TTGCGGCTATCGATCATCATAGTAAACTATAACGTAAAGTTTTTTTTAGAGGATTGCCTTAATTCTGTACTAAAAGCATCTGCAAATATTACTACAGAAATTTTTGTGGTAGATAATAATTCTACCGATGGAAGCAAAGAGTTCTTTGCTAATAGATTTTCTTCTGTAAAATTTTTATGGAATAATCAAAATCTCGGTTTCGCAAAAGCCAACAATATTGCATTAAGCCAATGTAGAGGCGAGTATATTTTATTTTTAAATCCCGATACAATTATTCCGGAAGATTGCCTTGATAAATGTTTGACTTTTTGTAACGCTACAAATAATCTTGGCGGATTGGGTGTACATATGGTTGATGGCAACGGAAAATTTTTAAAAGAAAGCAAAAGAGCTTTTCCCGGTTTAGCTACTTCCTTCTATAAGCTGACGGGTTTAGCGGACCTATTTCCTGCTTCTCCAACATTTGCCAAATATTATTTGGGAAATTTAGATGAACATAGCACCCATGAAGTAGATGTTTTAGCTGGTGCTTTTATGATGCATCCTAAAAAAGTATTGGATGAGGTCGGCAGTTTTGATGAACAATTTTTTATGTATGGTGAAGATGTTGACCTTAGCTATCGCATACAAAAAGCAGGATATACAAACTATTATTTTGCCGAAACGAGTATCATTCACTTTAAAGGCGAAAGCACCAAAGCCGGCGATTTAAATTATGTAAAACACTTTTATGGCGCTATGGCAATCTTTGTAAAAAAACATTACAGCGGCAGCCAATACAAATTTTTTGTAGCGCTTATTCAAGCAGCCATTTGGCTTAGAGCAATACCGCTAACAATCGGGAGCTTGTTTAAAAAAATAACAAATTCAAAAAGCTAG
- the recA gene encoding recombinase RecA: MSNAEKLKALKLTIDKIDKDFGKGSVMMMGEKPHLEQEVISTGSLGLDVALGIGGLPKGRVIEIYGPESSGKTTIATHVIAEAQKKGGMCAIIDAEHAFDSSYAQKLGVDIDNLLISQPDYGEQALEIADRLILSGALDVVVIDSVAALVPKSELEGEMGDSKMGLQARLMSQALRKLTATIAKTNCCCIFINQLREKIGVMFGNPETTTGGNALKFYASVRLDIRRMAQIKDGDEAIGNRVKVKVVKNKVAPPFRSAEFDIIFGEGVSKTGEIIDMGVELGIVQKSGSWFSYDTNKLGQGRDAVKQLLLDNPELSKEIEAKIRAKIAEMQAA, translated from the coding sequence ATGAGTAACGCAGAAAAATTAAAAGCATTAAAACTAACAATTGACAAGATTGATAAGGATTTTGGTAAGGGTTCCGTAATGATGATGGGCGAAAAACCACACCTGGAACAGGAAGTAATTTCTACCGGTTCGTTAGGGTTGGATGTGGCGCTGGGAATTGGTGGTTTGCCCAAAGGACGCGTAATTGAAATTTATGGTCCTGAGAGCAGCGGTAAAACAACCATTGCCACGCATGTAATTGCAGAAGCGCAGAAAAAAGGCGGTATGTGTGCTATTATAGATGCGGAGCATGCTTTTGACAGCTCTTATGCGCAAAAATTGGGCGTTGATATAGATAATTTATTGATCTCCCAACCGGATTACGGAGAGCAGGCATTGGAAATTGCAGATAGATTGATATTGTCGGGAGCCTTGGATGTAGTGGTAATAGATTCTGTTGCGGCGCTGGTTCCAAAAAGCGAGTTGGAAGGTGAAATGGGCGATAGTAAAATGGGCTTACAAGCTCGTTTAATGAGCCAGGCTTTGCGTAAGCTGACTGCTACTATTGCTAAAACAAATTGCTGCTGCATCTTTATTAACCAGCTGCGTGAAAAGATCGGAGTAATGTTCGGTAACCCTGAAACTACTACCGGTGGTAATGCGTTGAAATTCTATGCTTCAGTACGTCTGGATATTCGCAGAATGGCACAGATAAAAGATGGCGATGAAGCAATCGGTAACCGCGTAAAAGTAAAAGTGGTAAAGAATAAAGTGGCTCCGCCATTCCGTAGCGCAGAGTTTGATATAATTTTTGGAGAAGGTGTTTCAAAGACCGGTGAAATTATTGATATGGGCGTTGAATTAGGTATTGTTCAAAAAAGCGGTAGCTGGTTTAGCTATGATACCAATAAATTAGGACAAGGAAGAGATGCTGTAAAACAATTATTATTGGATAATCCTGAATTAAGTAAGGAAATTGAAGCTAAAATAAGAGCAAAAATTGCAGAAATGCAAGCCGCATAA
- the metF gene encoding methylenetetrahydrofolate reductase [NAD(P)H] — protein MKVTDHIAQAKDTLVSFEILPPLKGKTINSIYEHLDPLMEFKPSFINVTYHRSETMFKKKADGSFDKVEVRKRPGTVAICAAIMNHYKTDAVPHLICGGFSKRETEDALIDLNFLGINNVLALRGDAAKNEAHFEPEADGHNYAIDLIKQVMNLKNGIYLEEDIKNGGKPDFCIGTAGYPEKHFEAPNLQTDLIRLKEKVDAGADYIMTQMFFDNQKFFQFVKDCKAMGINVPIIPGLKPITNKKQLSILPKIFHVDIPSDLSNAILKTKTDEEVEKIGTEWLIQQSKELKKFGVPVLHYYTLGKPKVIYNVVKEVL, from the coding sequence ATGAAAGTAACCGACCATATTGCGCAGGCTAAAGACACGCTGGTTTCATTTGAGATCCTTCCGCCATTAAAAGGTAAAACGATCAACTCCATTTACGAACATTTAGATCCGCTAATGGAATTCAAACCTTCATTTATCAATGTTACTTACCATCGTAGCGAAACGATGTTTAAGAAAAAGGCCGATGGAAGCTTTGATAAAGTGGAAGTGCGTAAACGCCCGGGTACGGTTGCCATTTGTGCGGCTATAATGAATCATTATAAAACCGATGCTGTGCCACACCTTATTTGCGGTGGGTTTTCAAAAAGAGAAACAGAAGACGCATTGATCGATCTGAATTTTTTAGGCATTAATAATGTATTGGCCTTGCGTGGCGATGCTGCTAAAAACGAAGCGCATTTTGAACCGGAAGCAGATGGCCATAATTATGCAATTGATCTGATCAAGCAGGTAATGAATTTAAAGAATGGTATTTACCTGGAAGAAGATATTAAGAATGGCGGCAAGCCTGATTTTTGCATTGGCACAGCAGGCTATCCTGAAAAACATTTTGAGGCACCGAACCTGCAAACTGATCTGATCCGCTTAAAAGAAAAAGTAGATGCAGGAGCTGATTATATAATGACACAGATGTTTTTCGATAATCAGAAGTTTTTCCAATTTGTGAAAGATTGTAAAGCAATGGGCATTAATGTTCCTATCATTCCGGGATTAAAACCTATTACCAATAAAAAGCAATTAAGCATTTTACCTAAAATATTTCATGTAGATATTCCTTCTGATCTGTCGAATGCAATTTTAAAAACTAAAACTGATGAAGAGGTTGAAAAGATCGGAACGGAATGGTTAATTCAACAATCTAAAGAATTAAAAAAGTTTGGCGTGCCGGTATTACATTATTATACGTTGGGAAAACCAAAGGTTATTTATAATGTAGTGAAAGAGGTTCTTTAA